One window from the genome of Thermus sediminis encodes:
- a CDS encoding V-type ATP synthase subunit F, translating into MAVIADPEATQGFRLAGLEAHAAQSAEEARLKLEELVQKGGYALVAVDRSLLPEPEKAVERLMRGKDLPVLLPIAGLEEAFQNPDVEGYMRELVRRTIGFDIKL; encoded by the coding sequence ATCGCGGTGATCGCCGATCCCGAGGCGACTCAGGGGTTTAGGTTGGCGGGCCTCGAGGCCCACGCGGCCCAAAGCGCCGAGGAGGCCCGGCTCAAGCTGGAGGAGCTGGTGCAAAAGGGCGGCTACGCCCTGGTGGCCGTGGACCGAAGCCTCCTCCCCGAGCCCGAGAAGGCGGTGGAGCGGCTCATGCGGGGGAAGGACCTCCCGGTTCTCCTTCCCATAGCGGGCCTGGAGGAGGCCTTCCAAAACCCCGATGTGGAAGGGTACATGCGCGAGCTGGTGCGCAGGACCATCGGCTTTGACATCAAGCTGTAG
- a CDS encoding V-type ATPase subunit, protein MVDDFSYLNARVRARRSSLLKEGFFQEALDLSFPDFLRLLSESPYGQDLAGQGLVEVDRAISRTQARLVGDLPRLAGGRAGEVVGLLFLRGDLHNLQALLRAKATGRPFEDIPLMVGTLKEELWRQAYEAQDPAGMAQVLSVPGHPLAQALRGALRETQDLVQVEALLAKRFFEEVALGAKALEEPFLRDYLALEVDAENLRTAFKLRGQEVVPEAVFIRGGRFLDRVRFTRLLEGDYTALDELSGTPLGALSGVRDLKELEKRLRCLLLKEARRGIADPLEAGFVLAYVREREWEAMRLRLLARRAYFGLPRAQVEEEVTCP, encoded by the coding sequence ATGGTGGATGACTTCTCCTACCTAAACGCCCGGGTGCGAGCCAGGCGGAGCTCCCTCCTTAAGGAGGGTTTCTTCCAGGAGGCTCTGGATCTCTCCTTCCCCGACTTTCTGCGCCTCCTCTCGGAAAGCCCCTACGGCCAGGACCTGGCGGGGCAGGGCCTTGTGGAGGTGGACCGGGCCATTAGCCGTACCCAGGCCCGGCTGGTGGGGGATCTGCCCCGCCTGGCCGGGGGAAGGGCGGGGGAGGTGGTAGGGCTTCTCTTCCTTCGGGGCGACCTTCACAACCTGCAGGCCCTCCTCCGGGCCAAGGCCACGGGCCGCCCCTTTGAGGACATACCCCTCATGGTGGGCACCCTTAAGGAGGAGCTCTGGCGGCAGGCCTACGAGGCCCAGGACCCCGCGGGGATGGCCCAGGTGCTCTCTGTCCCCGGCCACCCTTTGGCCCAGGCCCTGAGGGGGGCGCTGCGGGAGACCCAGGACCTGGTCCAGGTGGAGGCCCTTTTGGCCAAGCGCTTCTTTGAGGAGGTGGCCTTAGGGGCCAAGGCCCTGGAGGAGCCTTTCCTTAGGGACTACTTGGCCTTGGAAGTGGACGCGGAAAACCTGCGCACCGCCTTCAAACTGAGGGGCCAGGAGGTGGTCCCCGAGGCCGTCTTCATCCGGGGCGGGCGCTTCCTGGACCGAGTGCGTTTCACCAGGCTTCTAGAGGGGGACTACACGGCTTTGGACGAGCTTTCAGGAACTCCTCTAGGGGCGCTTTCGGGGGTGCGGGATCTCAAGGAGTTGGAGAAGCGCCTCCGCTGCCTCCTCCTCAAGGAGGCCAGGAGGGGGATCGCGGACCCCTTAGAGGCGGGGTTCGTCCTGGCCTACGTGAGGGAGCGGGAGTGGGAGGCCATGCGGCTAAGGCTCCTGGCCCGGCGGGCCTACTTCGGCCTGCCTAGGGCCCAGGTGGAGGAGGAGGTGACCTGCCCGTGA
- a CDS encoding V-type ATP synthase subunit E, with translation MSKLEAILSQEVEAEIQAILEEAKTKAEALREEAGAEAKALLEGRRRALEAAFQAALRRAESAGELLLSTARAEAKGEVLTAVRAKALEALKALPQKPEWPEVVRKLALEALSAVAEPEALATHPENLPHLEALAKERGLELLADPSLRLGVRAMGKGGKTRVENALESRLERAWDALSSQVAQALWG, from the coding sequence ATGTCCAAATTGGAGGCCATTTTGAGCCAGGAGGTAGAGGCGGAGATCCAGGCCATCCTAGAGGAGGCCAAGACCAAGGCCGAGGCCCTAAGGGAGGAGGCTGGGGCCGAGGCCAAAGCCCTTTTGGAAGGTAGGAGGCGGGCCCTCGAGGCCGCCTTTCAGGCCGCCCTTCGCCGGGCGGAAAGCGCCGGGGAACTCCTCCTCTCCACCGCTCGCGCCGAGGCCAAGGGGGAGGTGCTCACGGCGGTGAGGGCCAAGGCCCTGGAAGCCCTGAAGGCCCTTCCCCAGAAGCCCGAATGGCCTGAGGTGGTGCGAAAGCTGGCCCTGGAGGCTCTCTCCGCCGTGGCGGAGCCCGAGGCCCTAGCCACCCACCCGGAGAACCTACCCCATCTGGAGGCCTTGGCCAAGGAGCGGGGTCTGGAGCTTTTGGCCGATCCGTCCTTGCGCCTGGGCGTGCGGGCCATGGGCAAAGGGGGTAAGACCCGGGTGGAGAACGCTTTGGAAAGCCGTCTGGAGCGGGCGTGGGACGCCCTTTCCTCCCAGGTGGCCCAAGCGCTTTGGGGCTAG
- a CDS encoding F0F1 ATP synthase subunit C, translating to MKKLLVLVLAAFGTLAFAAEEAASATLDRGLIALAMGLAVGLGALGTGWAMSRIGPAAVGAIAEDRRNFGTSLVFFLLPETLVIFGLLVALILSGSL from the coding sequence ATGAAGAAGCTTCTGGTTTTGGTCCTAGCGGCGTTCGGTACCCTGGCCTTTGCGGCGGAGGAAGCGGCCTCGGCCACTCTGGACCGCGGTCTAATTGCCCTAGCGATGGGCCTGGCAGTGGGCCTTGGGGCCTTGGGCACCGGCTGGGCGATGTCCCGCATCGGACCTGCGGCCGTGGGGGCCATTGCTGAGGACAGGCGGAACTTCGGCACCAGCCTGGTCTTCTTCCTTTTGCCTGAGACCCTGGTGATCTTTGGCCTCCTTGTGGCCCTAATCCTCAGCGGTAGCCTCTAA
- a CDS encoding V-type ATP synthase subunit I — MIAPMEKLILAGPRGRARELLQSLQQAGVVHLETLRVKELAEYRLSPEEREELRRWEGVAAGAEHTLALLGREAEPARPFPEGLEAAEKALAPIQNHAEGLTRQRQGLEEELALVQAYLEPLEKLAQMAQGLDRSPYFRLFPFLLTGGELPQVEEALTKALGDRFLLATDSYGRGLVALLVVHHKDQEAAKTALSRAGMAEFRLSGPHADLPLSEAAKRLRERAEAAPQELSEVRQALFKLAQETAPTLRSLWTRAKDEAARLRALEELASGRFGFALLGYVPVKAKPKVEEALARHRDGVVYAFEPVDEHHEADRVPVTLENPAWARPFELLVGFLHTPKYGLVDATPILAISFPFWFGMIVGDIGYALLFYLVGRWLSGYVKRNEPLVIDLFALKFKPPVLANIVYILNWLVFWTVVWGFVYGEFFGTFLEHLGVFGTEKHPGLIPILIHRIDVMDTANFLILTTVAFGIIVVFLGLSLRAYLGLKHGHMAHFWEGVGYIGGLLGLFSLAAVFLGDLQAGWLSLLTYLGLGVFLLAVLASRAWLMVPEIFTQAGHVLSYVRIYAVGAAGGIMAGLLTDAGFSLAEGLGLLGVLLVVPLVFVLHVLLLLIKLLGYMLQPLRLLWVEFFTKFGFYEENGRPYQPFKSVRETQ, encoded by the coding sequence GTGATCGCCCCTATGGAGAAGCTGATCCTGGCTGGCCCCAGGGGCCGGGCCAGGGAGCTTCTCCAAAGCCTGCAGCAGGCGGGGGTGGTCCATCTTGAGACCCTTCGGGTGAAGGAGCTTGCCGAGTACAGGCTTTCCCCCGAGGAAAGGGAGGAGCTTAGGCGCTGGGAGGGGGTAGCCGCGGGAGCGGAGCACACCCTGGCCCTCCTGGGACGGGAGGCCGAGCCTGCGAGGCCCTTCCCCGAGGGGTTGGAGGCGGCGGAAAAGGCCCTCGCTCCCATCCAGAATCACGCCGAGGGCTTGACCCGGCAGCGCCAGGGGCTGGAGGAGGAGCTTGCCCTGGTCCAGGCCTACCTGGAGCCCTTGGAAAAGCTGGCCCAGATGGCCCAGGGTCTGGACAGAAGCCCCTACTTTCGCCTCTTCCCCTTTCTCCTCACGGGAGGGGAGTTGCCCCAGGTGGAGGAAGCGCTCACGAAGGCCCTTGGAGATCGCTTCCTCCTGGCTACCGATTCCTATGGCAGGGGACTGGTTGCCCTTCTGGTGGTTCATCACAAGGACCAGGAGGCGGCCAAAACCGCCCTCTCCCGCGCGGGGATGGCGGAGTTCCGCCTGTCTGGACCCCACGCCGACCTCCCCCTCTCCGAGGCGGCGAAGAGGCTTAGGGAGCGGGCCGAGGCTGCCCCTCAGGAGCTTTCCGAGGTGCGGCAGGCCCTTTTCAAGCTGGCCCAGGAGACGGCCCCCACCCTGCGGAGCCTCTGGACCCGGGCTAAGGACGAGGCGGCCCGGCTCAGGGCCCTGGAGGAGCTGGCCTCGGGCCGCTTTGGCTTCGCCCTCTTGGGCTACGTGCCGGTGAAGGCCAAGCCCAAGGTGGAGGAAGCCCTGGCCCGCCACCGGGACGGAGTGGTCTACGCCTTTGAGCCTGTGGACGAGCACCACGAGGCGGACCGCGTTCCCGTGACCTTGGAAAACCCTGCCTGGGCTAGGCCCTTTGAACTTCTCGTCGGTTTTCTCCACACTCCCAAGTACGGCCTCGTTGACGCCACCCCGATCCTCGCCATATCCTTTCCCTTCTGGTTCGGGATGATCGTGGGGGATATCGGCTACGCCCTCCTCTTCTACCTGGTGGGGCGCTGGCTCTCGGGGTACGTGAAGCGGAACGAACCTTTGGTTATCGATCTCTTCGCCCTCAAGTTTAAGCCCCCAGTCCTGGCCAATATCGTATATATCCTCAACTGGTTGGTTTTCTGGACTGTGGTCTGGGGGTTCGTCTATGGAGAGTTCTTCGGCACCTTCCTGGAGCACTTGGGGGTCTTCGGTACGGAAAAACACCCTGGGCTCATCCCTATCCTCATCCACCGTATCGATGTGATGGACACGGCCAACTTCCTTATCTTGACCACGGTGGCCTTCGGCATAATTGTGGTCTTTCTAGGCCTTAGCCTCAGGGCCTACTTAGGGCTCAAGCACGGCCACATGGCCCACTTTTGGGAAGGGGTAGGGTACATAGGGGGCCTCCTGGGCCTCTTCTCCCTTGCGGCCGTCTTCCTGGGCGACCTACAGGCGGGGTGGCTTAGCCTCCTCACCTACTTGGGCCTGGGGGTCTTCCTGCTCGCCGTTCTCGCAAGCCGCGCCTGGCTCATGGTCCCGGAGATCTTCACCCAGGCAGGGCATGTCCTCTCCTACGTCCGTATCTACGCCGTAGGGGCTGCGGGCGGGATCATGGCCGGCCTGCTCACCGACGCAGGGTTCTCTCTGGCCGAGGGCCTGGGGCTGCTTGGGGTTCTCCTTGTGGTCCCCTTGGTCTTTGTTCTGCACGTCCTCTTGCTCCTGATCAAGCTCCTAGGGTACATGCTCCAGCCCCTTCGTCTCCTGTGGGTGGAGTTCTTCACCAAGTTTGGTTTCTACGAGGAAAACGGCAGGCCATACCAACCGTTCAAGAGCGTCCGAGAGACGCAATAG
- a CDS encoding V-type ATPase subunit subunit G family protein, with protein sequence MGGLGLIKSLAEKERELAARLEAAKKEAADLFRQAEAEAKALLEAAETQAQALEAEYREKEVRGTEAVMSRYRAQAEAEVLAVKERAQARLDEAVALVLKEVLP encoded by the coding sequence ATGGGAGGCCTGGGACTTATAAAGAGTCTGGCGGAGAAGGAGAGGGAGTTAGCGGCGCGCCTCGAGGCTGCCAAGAAGGAGGCAGCGGACCTTTTCAGGCAGGCAGAAGCTGAGGCCAAGGCCCTCCTGGAGGCGGCGGAGACCCAGGCCCAAGCCCTAGAGGCGGAGTACCGCGAGAAGGAGGTCCGGGGGACCGAGGCCGTCATGTCCCGCTACAGGGCCCAGGCGGAGGCGGAGGTTTTGGCGGTGAAGGAAAGGGCCCAGGCCCGTCTGGATGAGGCGGTGGCCTTGGTCTTAAAGGAGGTCCTCCCGTGA
- a CDS encoding class I SAM-dependent rRNA methyltransferase has translation MRILVNERGAERLLSRHLWVFARDVVSGPEAPGLFPVYWGRRLLALALYNPQSALRVRAFRFRPAEDPEKALLENLQRAVSRRLGALGREPEGGFRLAHAEGDFLPGLVVDYYAGHAVVQATAYAWEALLPQVAEILKPYVKSVLARNDAKAREMEGLPLYVRPLWGEVPERVTVKEGRVRYLVDLKGGQKTGAFLDQRENRTLMESLRGERALDVFSYAGGFALHLALGFKEVVAVDSSGEALAWAQENARMNGLAIQTVEANAFDYLRALEKAGERFDLVVLDPPAFAKGKKDLERAYRAYKEVNLRAIRLLKEGGVLATASCSHYLTEPLFYGMLAEAAKDTHRVLRVLERRGQPFDHPVLLNHPETHYLKFALLEVL, from the coding sequence GTGCGGATTCTCGTCAACGAGCGGGGAGCGGAAAGGCTTCTTTCCCGCCACCTCTGGGTCTTCGCCCGGGACGTGGTCTCCGGCCCCGAGGCCCCGGGCCTCTTCCCCGTCTACTGGGGCAGGCGTTTGCTGGCCCTGGCCCTCTATAATCCCCAAAGCGCCCTGAGGGTGCGGGCCTTCCGCTTCCGTCCAGCGGAGGACCCGGAAAAGGCCCTTCTGGAGAACCTACAAAGGGCCGTTTCCCGCCGCCTGGGGGCCTTGGGCAGGGAGCCCGAAGGGGGTTTCCGCCTGGCCCACGCGGAGGGGGACTTCCTCCCGGGGCTTGTGGTGGACTACTACGCGGGCCACGCGGTGGTCCAGGCCACCGCCTACGCCTGGGAGGCCCTCCTGCCCCAGGTGGCGGAGATCCTGAAGCCTTACGTAAAGAGCGTTCTGGCCAGGAACGACGCCAAGGCCCGGGAGATGGAGGGCCTTCCCCTCTACGTGCGCCCCCTTTGGGGAGAGGTACCCGAGCGGGTGACGGTGAAGGAGGGGAGGGTGCGTTACCTGGTGGACCTAAAGGGGGGCCAGAAGACAGGGGCCTTCCTGGACCAACGGGAAAACCGCACCCTCATGGAAAGCCTTCGCGGGGAAAGGGCCCTGGATGTCTTCTCCTACGCCGGAGGCTTCGCCCTTCACCTGGCCCTGGGATTCAAGGAGGTGGTGGCGGTGGACTCCTCGGGGGAGGCCCTGGCCTGGGCGCAGGAGAACGCACGCATGAACGGCCTGGCCATCCAGACCGTGGAGGCCAATGCCTTTGACTACCTTAGGGCTCTGGAGAAGGCGGGGGAACGGTTTGACCTCGTCGTCCTAGACCCCCCTGCCTTCGCCAAGGGCAAGAAGGACCTGGAAAGGGCCTACCGGGCCTACAAGGAGGTGAACCTTCGGGCCATCAGACTCCTGAAGGAGGGGGGCGTCCTGGCCACCGCCAGCTGCAGCCACTACCTTACGGAACCCCTCTTCTATGGGATGCTCGCCGAGGCCGCCAAGGACACCCACCGGGTCCTCAGGGTCTTGGAGAGGCGGGGCCAACCCTTTGACCACCCGGTCCTCCTCAATCACCCGGAGACCCATTACTTGAAGTTCGCCCTGCTGGAAGTCCTCTAA
- a CDS encoding DUF3248 domain-containing protein, translating to MEKDLLESLGQHLVWRIGRAEEEEVLVVRVGLASATPRFRELPRLVNIPDGEMARLVREGRMRVEWVEG from the coding sequence GTGGAGAAGGACCTTTTGGAAAGCCTGGGCCAGCACCTGGTCTGGCGCATCGGACGGGCGGAGGAAGAGGAGGTGCTGGTGGTTAGGGTAGGCTTGGCCTCGGCCACGCCCCGCTTCCGGGAGCTGCCCAGGCTGGTCAACATCCCCGATGGGGAAATGGCCCGCCTGGTCCGGGAAGGACGGATGCGGGTGGAGTGGGTGGAGGGATGA
- a CDS encoding DUF3809 family protein: protein MRVQLELCLNGEGPKDLPLEVFWEGDVLKGTLRQENPILGEILLPFQSRLEGQRLTPLPLPPPSLAVRGEVRPRGEGLLFRLEVALVLPEARNWGERAFFRLLQAVFLRTLEKALSQGRGIGV, encoded by the coding sequence ATGAGGGTCCAGCTAGAGCTCTGCCTAAACGGAGAAGGCCCTAAGGACCTCCCCCTGGAGGTATTTTGGGAAGGAGATGTTCTAAAGGGGACCCTTCGCCAGGAAAACCCCATCTTAGGAGAGATCCTGCTTCCCTTCCAAAGCCGCCTCGAGGGCCAGAGGCTGACCCCCCTTCCCCTCCCACCCCCCTCCCTGGCGGTAAGGGGGGAAGTGCGGCCCCGAGGGGAAGGCCTCCTCTTCAGGCTGGAGGTGGCTCTGGTCCTCCCCGAAGCCAGGAACTGGGGGGAGCGGGCCTTTTTCCGCCTCCTTCAAGCTGTCTTTTTGCGCACCCTGGAAAAGGCCCTTTCCCAAGGAAGGGGAATCGGGGTATAG
- a CDS encoding metal-dependent hydrolase, with protein MVEVRYLGHSAVLLSDGKTRIAIDPFLTGNPMAAASLAEVQADLILVTHAHGDHFGDSVALSKKGGVVVSTFEIATYAEKHGARTVPMNIGGTYRFEGGWLRWFPAWHSSSFPDGTYGGMPMGVVVELGGKRIYHAGDTALFSDMRLIGELGLDLALLPIGDHFTMGPEDALKALDLLKPKRVVPIHYNTFPPIGQDGEAFANRAREKGVEGHALKPGGVLALD; from the coding sequence ATGGTAGAGGTGCGGTATCTGGGCCACTCGGCGGTGCTCCTTTCCGACGGCAAGACCCGCATCGCCATAGACCCTTTCCTGACGGGGAACCCCATGGCGGCAGCCTCCTTAGCCGAGGTCCAAGCGGACCTCATCCTGGTGACCCACGCCCACGGGGACCACTTTGGGGACAGCGTGGCCTTGTCCAAAAAGGGCGGGGTGGTGGTCTCCACCTTTGAGATCGCCACTTACGCCGAAAAGCACGGGGCCCGAACTGTCCCCATGAACATCGGGGGCACCTACCGCTTCGAAGGGGGCTGGCTCCGGTGGTTCCCCGCCTGGCACTCCTCTAGCTTCCCTGACGGGACCTACGGGGGCATGCCCATGGGGGTGGTGGTGGAGTTAGGGGGCAAGCGCATCTACCACGCTGGGGACACCGCCCTCTTCTCCGACATGCGCCTCATCGGGGAGCTGGGCCTAGACCTCGCCCTCCTCCCCATCGGGGACCACTTCACCATGGGGCCGGAGGACGCCCTAAAGGCCCTGGACCTCCTCAAGCCCAAGCGGGTGGTGCCCATTCACTACAACACCTTCCCCCCCATCGGGCAGGACGGGGAGGCCTTCGCCAACAGGGCCCGGGAGAAGGGCGTGGAGGGGCACGCCCTCAAGCCTGGAGGGGTACTGGCCCTTGACTAG
- a CDS encoding serine/threonine-protein kinase → MLLGLGRSAQVYLAEAPGLGQVALKLPKKEVRQDPKLAERFAREVSFSLSLKHPHLVRGLAGVPLGEEAFLALEYFPQGTLEARLLKGRLSQEEAVRALLQIGEALLYLHKKGFLHQDVKPANVFVGEGIYKLGDLGTLRPLLDRTQEYTGSPHYLAPELYLGALPSERSEVYAYGVMAYELLTGRRPFRGETLEELRDAHLLLPPPPTGLPPRLDKALKRLLAKNPEERLTLKAFLEVLGTTQEPPQAKPLPKKRFLFWK, encoded by the coding sequence ATGCTCCTCGGCCTGGGGCGGTCGGCCCAGGTGTACCTGGCGGAGGCGCCGGGCCTGGGCCAGGTGGCCCTGAAGCTGCCCAAGAAGGAGGTGCGGCAGGACCCGAAACTCGCGGAGCGCTTCGCCCGGGAGGTTTCCTTTAGCCTCTCCCTAAAGCACCCCCACCTGGTGCGGGGCCTGGCCGGGGTGCCCTTGGGCGAGGAGGCCTTTTTGGCCCTGGAGTACTTTCCCCAGGGGACCCTCGAGGCCCGCCTCCTCAAGGGCCGCCTGTCCCAGGAGGAGGCGGTGAGGGCCCTTTTGCAGATCGGGGAGGCCCTGCTTTACCTGCACAAGAAGGGCTTTCTCCACCAGGACGTCAAGCCCGCCAACGTCTTCGTGGGGGAGGGCATCTATAAACTGGGCGACCTGGGCACCTTGAGGCCCCTTCTGGACCGTACCCAAGAGTACACGGGAAGCCCCCATTACCTGGCCCCAGAACTCTATCTCGGCGCCTTGCCTAGCGAGCGAAGCGAGGTCTACGCCTACGGGGTTATGGCCTACGAACTCCTCACGGGAAGGAGGCCCTTCAGGGGGGAGACCCTGGAGGAACTCCGGGACGCCCACCTCCTCTTGCCCCCACCCCCCACGGGCCTTCCCCCCCGTCTGGACAAGGCCCTGAAGCGGCTTCTCGCCAAGAACCCCGAGGAACGCCTTACCCTCAAGGCCTTTTTGGAGGTCCTGGGCACCACTCAAGAACCACCCCAAGCGAAGCCCCTGCCCAAGAAGCGCTTCCTCTTTTGGAAGTGA
- a CDS encoding AMP-binding protein: MEPVWYPSAEAAQESRLFRFMEALGFSQYEAFYRYSVEEAEDFYQKFFTHLAIPWRRAYARVLEGGFPFPRFFVGGRLNLVEACLRHGPERLSLIHETEDGKVRSLTYGELGAEVARVAAGLRALGVGRGDRVGLWLPMGLEAAVLLLATAWVGATAIPIFSGYAAEAASVRLKDAEAKLLAVQDGFHRRGRRVELLLEARKAQALAGTAKLLVVRRLGLPLEAGEADYRELSGETFPPEEMGSMDPFMLIYTSGTTGRPKGTVHYHGGFPLKAALDLALLFDLREKDRLFWFTDLGWMMGPWAILGGLVLGGMVFLYDGAPDYPGPDRLWRMVAAHQITHLGLSPTLVRALIPFGESPLEGQDLSSLRVLGSTGEPWNLEAYLWFFRAVGKERLPIVNYSGGTEISGGILGNVLLKPIKPMGFNTAVPGMKAAVLDEAGKPAVGKVGELAVLAPWPGMTLGFWRDEARYLETYFAKVPGVWVHGDLCLQDEEGHFFILGRSDDTLKVAGKRVGPAEVETAATRHPALKEGAAIGVPHPVKGEAIVLFAVLRPGFPPSEALAGEVADRVAEALGRPLRPEKVFFVPDLPKTRNAKVMRRVIRAAYLGQDPGDLSALENPEAVEAIRQAAQNP; this comes from the coding sequence ATGGAACCCGTCTGGTACCCGTCGGCGGAAGCGGCCCAGGAAAGCCGCCTCTTCCGCTTCATGGAGGCCCTGGGCTTCAGCCAGTACGAGGCCTTCTACCGCTACAGCGTGGAGGAGGCCGAGGACTTCTACCAAAAGTTCTTCACCCACCTGGCCATCCCCTGGCGGCGGGCCTACGCCCGGGTCCTAGAGGGGGGCTTCCCCTTTCCCCGCTTCTTCGTGGGAGGAAGGCTGAACCTGGTGGAGGCCTGCCTGCGCCACGGCCCCGAGCGCCTGTCGCTGATCCACGAAACCGAGGATGGAAAGGTGCGAAGCCTCACCTACGGGGAGCTTGGGGCCGAGGTGGCCCGGGTGGCCGCGGGGCTTAGGGCCCTGGGGGTGGGGCGGGGGGACAGGGTGGGGCTTTGGCTTCCCATGGGGCTCGAGGCCGCCGTCCTCCTCCTGGCCACCGCCTGGGTGGGGGCCACCGCCATCCCCATCTTCTCCGGCTACGCCGCCGAGGCCGCCAGCGTACGCCTCAAGGACGCCGAGGCCAAGCTCCTCGCGGTGCAGGATGGCTTCCATAGGCGGGGAAGGCGGGTGGAGCTCCTCCTCGAGGCCCGCAAGGCCCAGGCCCTGGCGGGAACGGCAAAGCTTCTCGTGGTGCGCCGCCTGGGCCTCCCCCTGGAGGCGGGGGAGGCCGACTACCGGGAGCTTTCGGGCGAGACCTTCCCCCCGGAGGAGATGGGGAGCATGGACCCCTTCATGCTCATCTACACCTCCGGCACCACGGGCCGCCCCAAGGGCACGGTCCACTACCACGGGGGCTTCCCCCTGAAGGCCGCCTTGGACCTGGCCCTCCTCTTTGACCTCAGGGAGAAAGACCGCCTCTTCTGGTTCACCGATTTGGGCTGGATGATGGGTCCCTGGGCCATCCTGGGGGGGCTTGTCCTGGGGGGGATGGTCTTCCTCTACGACGGGGCCCCCGACTACCCGGGCCCAGACCGCCTCTGGCGGATGGTGGCCGCCCACCAGATCACCCACCTGGGCCTCTCCCCCACCCTGGTGCGGGCCCTCATCCCCTTCGGGGAGAGCCCTTTGGAGGGGCAGGACCTCTCCTCCCTAAGGGTCTTGGGCTCCACCGGGGAGCCCTGGAACCTGGAGGCCTACCTCTGGTTCTTCCGTGCCGTGGGGAAGGAGCGTCTTCCCATCGTGAACTACTCCGGGGGCACTGAAATATCTGGAGGGATTCTGGGCAATGTCCTCCTCAAGCCCATCAAGCCCATGGGCTTCAACACCGCCGTGCCCGGGATGAAGGCCGCGGTCTTGGACGAGGCGGGGAAACCCGCGGTGGGGAAGGTGGGAGAGCTCGCCGTCCTCGCCCCCTGGCCAGGGATGACCCTGGGGTTCTGGCGGGACGAGGCCCGCTACCTGGAGACCTACTTCGCCAAGGTCCCCGGGGTCTGGGTCCACGGGGACCTTTGCCTCCAGGACGAGGAGGGGCACTTCTTCATCCTGGGCCGGAGCGACGACACCCTGAAGGTGGCGGGCAAAAGGGTAGGCCCCGCTGAGGTGGAGACCGCCGCCACCCGCCACCCCGCCCTTAAGGAGGGCGCCGCCATCGGGGTCCCCCACCCGGTGAAGGGTGAGGCCATCGTCCTCTTTGCGGTTTTGAGGCCGGGCTTTCCGCCCTCGGAGGCCCTGGCCGGGGAGGTGGCGGACCGGGTGGCTGAGGCCCTGGGGAGGCCCCTGCGCCCGGAGAAGGTTTTCTTCGTCCCCGACCTCCCCAAGACCCGAAACGCCAAGGTGATGCGCCGGGTGATCCGGGCCGCCTACCTGGGCCAGGACCCTGGGGACCTCTCCGCCCTGGAAAACCCCGAGGCGGTGGAGGCCATCCGCCAGGCGGCCCAAAACCCTTGA